A window of the Oncorhynchus mykiss isolate Arlee chromosome 15, USDA_OmykA_1.1, whole genome shotgun sequence genome harbors these coding sequences:
- the cfap94 gene encoding dynein intermediate chain CFAP94, axonemal isoform X1, which produces MPPKDAKSAQKKGGKLSKAEKEQLQKEEDVRRQKEEEEARLLAEKEEQERLERERKEQEEHQKLELKDKDRREDELNELRHLVEENQTAVTKWETDSRAKAKWDRYMRCDGSPDPSVQQEINTFINLWCEDPEVQIKPILKECALALRLLEELEGMLKDQPEPADALRYQETLLSIQTLIQSKLDHSTEEILKWANAHSDIETGNMQTVVQDDIITLCLWANLNKNPRFKGFQFEEVGLGFELPKQLAVSDVAVRILHTHYDHLSHLANLKSQNPNRMSLGLGTREELLLEGATPVGECGEMEGDGDRRGSTQQGGAEEEVQSVRGSEGRKSAVSVISMKEEGRSGQKQLEDAQQKLEENGSQIDTMLEGDDSGEGDSTPTPMDPVIDSYEGQVVDLQQYTPLGGVFYCDVFRLPPQSQQLNGWEMRELLDTGLQPFPYPTEQTQIQGSASMKLEDSGVLTSPPVGVTVTLPDSVLFLEDPQVARWDPEGQHWKTDCISETSYDQAERKISFKMDSFYAFTLLQDSYANMPFQSWELRPLGQDSALLTITAALTEVSITIKGSKCMLQSDQERGLNHILGQWMSPSGLQKAMVSAGVNIFVNQYSDKYVSVNAKDPLIEHAVYEQMALLSSAFAFSWSQWNTQCGHERLVLQVCEHLDPVPVREDSWCVYLLGARRSQRLRIKEHSEAFSPELDPGSEFHSTFLHMLRDGMSPAGQERRSHHLFVDAVHRLLRATRPLTYS; this is translated from the exons ACAAAGATCGCAGAGAGGATGAGCTGAACGAACTGCGTCATCTAGTGGAAGAGAACCAGACTGCAGTCACCAAGTGGGAGACTGACTCCAGAGCGAAAGCCAAG TGGGACAGGTACATGCGTTGTGACGGGAGTCCAGACCCGTCAGTCCAGCAGGAGATCAACACCTTCATCAACCTGTGGTGCGAGGACCCAGAGGTCCAGATCAAACCGATTCTAAAGGAGTGTGCCCTGGCGCTACGG CTGCTAGAGGAGCTGGAGGGTATGCTGAAGGACCAGCCTGAACCAGCTGATGCCCTGAGGTACCAGGAGACCCTGCTCTCCATCCAGACTCTCATCCAATCCAAACTTGACCACAGCACTGAGGAGATACTCAAG TGGGCCAATGCTCACTCAGACATTGAGACGGGGAACATGCAGACAGTGGTCCAGGATGACATCATCACACTGTGTCTGTGGGCCAACCTTAACAAGAACCCAAG GTTTAAAGGGTTCCAGTTCGAGGAGGTGGGACTGGGCTTTGAGCTTCCCAAACAGCTGGCAGTCAGTGACGTCGCTGTGAGAATCCTCCACACCCACTATGACCACTTGTCTCACCTGGCTAACCTGAAAAGCCAGAACCCCAACAGGATGTCCCTGGGCCTGGGGACCAGGGAGGAACTCCTTCTGGAGGGAGCGACCCCCGTGGGGGAGtgtggggagatggagggagatggtgaCAGGAGAGGGAGCACACAGCAGGGAGGTGCAGAAGAAGAGGTGCAGTCTGTCAGAGGGTCTGAAGGCAGGAAG AGTGCGGTGAGTGTGATATCtatgaaggaggaggggaggagtggtcAGAAGCAACTGGAGGATGCGCAACAGAAGCTGGAGGAGAATGGGAGTCAGATAGATACAATGTTAGAGGGAGATGACTCAG GTGAGGGAGACTCCACCCCTACCCCGATGGACCCAGTGATTGACAGCTATGAGGGTCAGGTGGTTGACCTGCAGCAGTACACACCCCTGGGAGGAGTCTTCTACTGCGATGTCTTCCGTCTGCCGCCACAGTCCCAACAACTCAATGGATGGGAGATGAGAGAG CTGTTGGACACAGGGCTGCAGCCGTTCCCCTACCCCACAGAGCAGACTCAGATCCAGGGCTCTGCCTCCATGAAGCTGGAGGACAGTGGGGTCTTGACCAGTCCCCCTGTAGGGGTCACAGTCACCCTGCCTGACTCTGTCCTATTCCTGGAGGACCCCCAGGTGGCCCGCTGGGACCCTGAAG GTCAGCACTGGAAGACCGACTGCATCAGTGAGACGTCGTACGACCAGGCAGAGCGGAAGATCTCGTTCAAGATGGACTCCTTCTACGCCTTCACGCTTCTACAGGACTCGTATGCCAACATGCCGTTCCAGAGCTGGGAGCTCAGACCACTGGGCCAGGACTCTGCCCTGCTCACCATCACCGCAGCCCTCACTGAAGTCAGCATCACCATCAAG GGCAGCAAGTGTATGCTCCAGTCAGACCAGGAGAGAGGACTGAACCACATCCTGGGCCAGTGGATGAGTCCCTCTGGACTGCAGAAAGCCATGGTCAGCGCCGGGGTCAACATCTTCGTCAACCAATACTCCGACAAATATGTCAGCGTAAACGCAAAG GACCCTCTGATAGAACATGCTGTGTATGAACAGATGGCCCTGCTCTCCTCTGCCTTTGCCTTCTCCTGGAGCCAGTGGAACACGCAGTGTGGCCATGAGCGTCTGGTGCTGCAG GTGTGTGAGCACCTAGACCCGGTCCCGGTCCGAGAGGACTCGTGGTGTGTGTACCTACTGGGGGCCCGGAGGAGCCAAAGGCTGAGGATCAAGGAACACAGTGAGGCGTTCTCTCCAGAGCTGGACCCCGGCAGCGAGTTCCACTCCACCTTCCTGCACATGCTCCGAGACGGCATGTCCCCCGCCGGACAGGAACGACGCTCTCACCACCTGTTCGTCGACGCCGTGCACAGACTGCTGCGTGCCACACGGCCTCTCACATACTCCTGA
- the cfap94 gene encoding dynein intermediate chain CFAP94, axonemal isoform X2: MSAQKKGGKLSKAEKEQLQKEEDVRRQKEEEEARLLAEKEEQERLERERKEQEEHQKLELKDKDRREDELNELRHLVEENQTAVTKWETDSRAKAKWDRYMRCDGSPDPSVQQEINTFINLWCEDPEVQIKPILKECALALRLLEELEGMLKDQPEPADALRYQETLLSIQTLIQSKLDHSTEEILKWANAHSDIETGNMQTVVQDDIITLCLWANLNKNPRFKGFQFEEVGLGFELPKQLAVSDVAVRILHTHYDHLSHLANLKSQNPNRMSLGLGTREELLLEGATPVGECGEMEGDGDRRGSTQQGGAEEEVQSVRGSEGRKSAVSVISMKEEGRSGQKQLEDAQQKLEENGSQIDTMLEGDDSGEGDSTPTPMDPVIDSYEGQVVDLQQYTPLGGVFYCDVFRLPPQSQQLNGWEMRELLDTGLQPFPYPTEQTQIQGSASMKLEDSGVLTSPPVGVTVTLPDSVLFLEDPQVARWDPEGQHWKTDCISETSYDQAERKISFKMDSFYAFTLLQDSYANMPFQSWELRPLGQDSALLTITAALTEVSITIKGSKCMLQSDQERGLNHILGQWMSPSGLQKAMVSAGVNIFVNQYSDKYVSVNAKDPLIEHAVYEQMALLSSAFAFSWSQWNTQCGHERLVLQVCEHLDPVPVREDSWCVYLLGARRSQRLRIKEHSEAFSPELDPGSEFHSTFLHMLRDGMSPAGQERRSHHLFVDAVHRLLRATRPLTYS; the protein is encoded by the exons ACAAAGATCGCAGAGAGGATGAGCTGAACGAACTGCGTCATCTAGTGGAAGAGAACCAGACTGCAGTCACCAAGTGGGAGACTGACTCCAGAGCGAAAGCCAAG TGGGACAGGTACATGCGTTGTGACGGGAGTCCAGACCCGTCAGTCCAGCAGGAGATCAACACCTTCATCAACCTGTGGTGCGAGGACCCAGAGGTCCAGATCAAACCGATTCTAAAGGAGTGTGCCCTGGCGCTACGG CTGCTAGAGGAGCTGGAGGGTATGCTGAAGGACCAGCCTGAACCAGCTGATGCCCTGAGGTACCAGGAGACCCTGCTCTCCATCCAGACTCTCATCCAATCCAAACTTGACCACAGCACTGAGGAGATACTCAAG TGGGCCAATGCTCACTCAGACATTGAGACGGGGAACATGCAGACAGTGGTCCAGGATGACATCATCACACTGTGTCTGTGGGCCAACCTTAACAAGAACCCAAG GTTTAAAGGGTTCCAGTTCGAGGAGGTGGGACTGGGCTTTGAGCTTCCCAAACAGCTGGCAGTCAGTGACGTCGCTGTGAGAATCCTCCACACCCACTATGACCACTTGTCTCACCTGGCTAACCTGAAAAGCCAGAACCCCAACAGGATGTCCCTGGGCCTGGGGACCAGGGAGGAACTCCTTCTGGAGGGAGCGACCCCCGTGGGGGAGtgtggggagatggagggagatggtgaCAGGAGAGGGAGCACACAGCAGGGAGGTGCAGAAGAAGAGGTGCAGTCTGTCAGAGGGTCTGAAGGCAGGAAG AGTGCGGTGAGTGTGATATCtatgaaggaggaggggaggagtggtcAGAAGCAACTGGAGGATGCGCAACAGAAGCTGGAGGAGAATGGGAGTCAGATAGATACAATGTTAGAGGGAGATGACTCAG GTGAGGGAGACTCCACCCCTACCCCGATGGACCCAGTGATTGACAGCTATGAGGGTCAGGTGGTTGACCTGCAGCAGTACACACCCCTGGGAGGAGTCTTCTACTGCGATGTCTTCCGTCTGCCGCCACAGTCCCAACAACTCAATGGATGGGAGATGAGAGAG CTGTTGGACACAGGGCTGCAGCCGTTCCCCTACCCCACAGAGCAGACTCAGATCCAGGGCTCTGCCTCCATGAAGCTGGAGGACAGTGGGGTCTTGACCAGTCCCCCTGTAGGGGTCACAGTCACCCTGCCTGACTCTGTCCTATTCCTGGAGGACCCCCAGGTGGCCCGCTGGGACCCTGAAG GTCAGCACTGGAAGACCGACTGCATCAGTGAGACGTCGTACGACCAGGCAGAGCGGAAGATCTCGTTCAAGATGGACTCCTTCTACGCCTTCACGCTTCTACAGGACTCGTATGCCAACATGCCGTTCCAGAGCTGGGAGCTCAGACCACTGGGCCAGGACTCTGCCCTGCTCACCATCACCGCAGCCCTCACTGAAGTCAGCATCACCATCAAG GGCAGCAAGTGTATGCTCCAGTCAGACCAGGAGAGAGGACTGAACCACATCCTGGGCCAGTGGATGAGTCCCTCTGGACTGCAGAAAGCCATGGTCAGCGCCGGGGTCAACATCTTCGTCAACCAATACTCCGACAAATATGTCAGCGTAAACGCAAAG GACCCTCTGATAGAACATGCTGTGTATGAACAGATGGCCCTGCTCTCCTCTGCCTTTGCCTTCTCCTGGAGCCAGTGGAACACGCAGTGTGGCCATGAGCGTCTGGTGCTGCAG GTGTGTGAGCACCTAGACCCGGTCCCGGTCCGAGAGGACTCGTGGTGTGTGTACCTACTGGGGGCCCGGAGGAGCCAAAGGCTGAGGATCAAGGAACACAGTGAGGCGTTCTCTCCAGAGCTGGACCCCGGCAGCGAGTTCCACTCCACCTTCCTGCACATGCTCCGAGACGGCATGTCCCCCGCCGGACAGGAACGACGCTCTCACCACCTGTTCGTCGACGCCGTGCACAGACTGCTGCGTGCCACACGGCCTCTCACATACTCCTGA